Proteins from one Erysipelothrix larvae genomic window:
- a CDS encoding DUF1697 domain-containing protein: MKRLKDVFSEKGYHNIKTYINSGNVLFESSDTQDTLTTEITQCVKDVFDVDTQVLILDKQTFIAIAQAIPDAFVNDSTYKADVVFYLEGFNPYVFSFKEGIDQVVYHKSALIHCVLREHQTRSGLKKIIGTPSFKKITIRNVNTVRKLCEMLLQTDSL, encoded by the coding sequence ATGAAACGCTTAAAAGATGTATTCAGTGAAAAAGGATATCATAATATTAAAACCTATATCAATTCAGGAAATGTGCTGTTTGAATCCTCTGATACACAAGACACACTTACAACTGAAATTACGCAGTGTGTGAAGGATGTTTTTGATGTGGACACACAGGTCCTCATTTTAGACAAACAGACCTTTATCGCGATTGCTCAAGCAATCCCGGATGCGTTTGTTAATGATTCAACCTATAAAGCGGATGTGGTGTTCTATCTTGAAGGGTTCAATCCGTACGTATTCTCATTCAAAGAAGGCATTGATCAGGTGGTTTATCACAAATCAGCACTGATTCATTGTGTGCTTCGAGAACATCAAACACGAAGCGGTCTTAAGAAGATTATTGGAACCCCAAGTTTTAAGAAAATAACCATTCGCAACGTCAATACTGTGCGTAAATTGTGTGAAATGCTCCTACAAACGGACTCCTTGTGA
- the ald gene encoding alanine dehydrogenase has product MKVGCVKEIKQHEYRVGLTPDSVTVFVSHGHDVYIEKNAGLGSGFEDQEYIDHGAIILDKAEEVWELCDMIVKVKEPLDPEYKHIKEGQILFTYLHLAADEPLLDALLASKCEAVAYETITDRNGRLPLLKPMSEIAGRLSIQEGAHALEKPFGGRGVLLSGIPGVPRGNIVIVGAGVVGLNALQVAVGMEANVTVLDVNLDRLTEIDTLYGNRVQTLYSTENSLKKALVEADLVIGSVLIPGSKAPKIIKKEYLKTMKPGSVIVDIAIDQGGCTETSRPTYHDNPTYVVDGVIHYCVANIPGAVARTSTIGLVNATLPYGLALADHGVLKASETVVGIKEGVNCYHGKITSKPVADTFNRPLSDLV; this is encoded by the coding sequence ATGAAAGTAGGATGTGTAAAAGAAATAAAACAACATGAGTATCGTGTTGGATTAACTCCAGATAGCGTGACTGTGTTTGTCAGTCATGGGCATGATGTATATATAGAGAAAAATGCAGGATTGGGTTCTGGTTTTGAAGATCAAGAATATATCGATCACGGGGCAATCATTTTAGATAAAGCCGAAGAAGTTTGGGAACTTTGCGACATGATTGTGAAGGTAAAAGAACCCCTTGATCCTGAATATAAACATATCAAAGAGGGACAAATTCTCTTTACGTATTTACACCTTGCGGCAGATGAACCATTACTGGATGCGTTACTTGCATCAAAATGTGAAGCAGTTGCGTATGAAACCATTACGGATCGAAATGGACGCTTACCTCTACTGAAGCCAATGTCAGAAATTGCTGGACGTTTAAGCATTCAAGAAGGAGCCCATGCGCTTGAAAAACCCTTTGGTGGACGGGGTGTGTTGCTCAGTGGTATCCCAGGTGTTCCACGTGGGAATATTGTAATTGTGGGAGCAGGAGTCGTTGGACTCAATGCACTTCAAGTTGCAGTTGGTATGGAAGCAAATGTTACAGTTCTTGATGTTAACTTAGATCGTTTAACTGAAATTGATACACTGTATGGAAATCGCGTTCAAACTTTATACAGCACAGAGAATTCATTGAAAAAAGCATTAGTTGAAGCGGACTTAGTGATTGGTTCTGTTTTAATTCCTGGAAGTAAAGCACCAAAGATTATTAAGAAAGAATACCTAAAAACGATGAAACCAGGCTCAGTGATTGTGGATATTGCCATTGACCAAGGCGGATGTACTGAAACCAGTCGTCCAACCTATCATGACAATCCAACCTATGTTGTCGATGGTGTCATTCATTATTGTGTTGCGAATATACCGGGTGCAGTCGCACGAACCTCGACAATTGGTCTTGTGAATGCAACCTTACCGTATGGATTGGCACTTGCAGATCATGGGGTACTCAAAGCAAGTGAAACCGTTGTTGGGATTAAAGAGGGTGTGAATTGTTATCATGGAAAGATCACATCAAAACCGGTAGCGGATACTTTTAATCGACCATTATCTGATCTTGTATAA